One Undibacter mobilis genomic region harbors:
- a CDS encoding DUF2093 domain-containing protein, translated as MLNRFDPSQPSNGEAEVKYLDGDFRVVRPGGFVRCAVTGVPISIDELKYWSVDLQEAYATPEAVLQRCGQTPRP; from the coding sequence TTGCTCAACCGCTTCGATCCCAGTCAGCCCTCCAATGGCGAGGCCGAGGTCAAATATCTCGATGGCGATTTTCGTGTCGTCCGCCCCGGCGGATTCGTGCGTTGCGCCGTTACCGGCGTGCCGATTTCGATTGACGAACTGAAATACTGGAGCGTGGACCTCCAGGAAGCTTACGCGACCCCCGAGGCGGTGCTGCAGCGTTGTGGCCAGACGCCAAGGCCGTAG
- the lpxK gene encoding tetraacyldisaccharide 4'-kinase, with product MREPAFWWRPPGLVSSLLAPLGAAYGIIAERRMTLRGSVAGVPVICVGNFTLGGTGKTPTALMLAAVLRDMGATPFFLTRGYGGSVEGPHPVDHDKDSAAQVGDEALLLARAAPTVVARDRVLGAAFAKAMGASVVIMDDGLQNPTLAKTLTIAVVDARRGIGNGQVFPAGPLRAPLNIQMTRCEALLVVGDGEAARPVVSRAGPRPVLRGRLTPDPAAVTALHARNVLAFAGIGDPDKFFATAEQSGIVIAQRRAFADHHRFSAEEAADLVMSAEREGLSLLTTAKDHARMAGDPALAALAAKAHVLPVTMVVEEKEALRRLLARALA from the coding sequence ATGCGTGAGCCCGCCTTCTGGTGGCGTCCGCCGGGGCTCGTCTCGAGCCTGCTGGCGCCGCTGGGCGCGGCCTATGGCATTATCGCCGAACGGCGCATGACGCTGCGCGGCTCGGTTGCCGGCGTTCCGGTGATCTGCGTCGGCAACTTCACGCTCGGCGGCACCGGCAAAACGCCCACGGCGCTGATGCTGGCGGCGGTGCTGCGCGACATGGGCGCGACGCCGTTTTTTCTGACGCGCGGTTATGGCGGCTCGGTCGAAGGCCCGCATCCGGTCGATCACGACAAGGACAGCGCCGCGCAGGTTGGCGACGAGGCACTGCTGCTCGCCCGCGCCGCGCCGACCGTGGTGGCGCGCGACCGCGTGCTCGGCGCCGCTTTCGCCAAGGCAATGGGCGCCAGCGTGGTGATCATGGACGACGGTCTGCAAAATCCGACTCTTGCCAAGACACTGACCATCGCCGTCGTCGATGCCAGGCGCGGCATCGGCAATGGTCAGGTGTTTCCGGCCGGACCGCTGCGGGCCCCGCTCAACATCCAAATGACGCGTTGCGAGGCGCTGCTGGTCGTCGGCGACGGCGAGGCTGCGCGGCCGGTTGTCTCGCGCGCCGGGCCGCGGCCGGTGCTGCGCGGCCGCCTGACGCCGGACCCGGCAGCGGTCACGGCGTTGCACGCTCGCAACGTGCTGGCCTTCGCCGGCATCGGCGACCCGGACAAGTTTTTCGCCACCGCCGAGCAGAGCGGCATTGTCATCGCGCAGCGCCGTGCCTTTGCCGATCATCACCGCTTCAGCGCGGAAGAAGCTGCCGACCTGGTGATGAGCGCCGAGCGCGAAGGCCTATCGCTGCTGACCACCGCAAAGGATCACGCCCGCATGGCCGGCGATCCGGCGCTCGCCGCGCTGGCGGCCAAGGCGCATGTGCTGCCGGTGACAATGGTGGTCGAGGAGAAAGAAGCGCTGCGCAGATTGCTGGCGCGGGCTTTGGCCTAG
- a CDS encoding 3-deoxy-D-manno-octulosonic acid transferase translates to MSSTHLTLVLHTYRTLSRLLMPLAPLLLARRLKRGKEIGQRLGERYGRSKLARPPGALVWLHGASVGELMSALPLIERIAAQGVNMLVTSGTVTSAEMAARRLPPGVIHQFVPLDAPAYMHRFLERWRPDLALLVESDLWPNMVIEASQRGVPMILINGRMSEASFQRWQRLPRTIFNLLRRFDLCLAGTPGDALRLTELGAPRVVTTGNLKLDVPPPPADAAKLQALGDAIGHRPLIAAASTHPGEDAPMIEAHLRLRGNFPGLLTLIAPRHPDRGEDILNLAREAGLNAVQRSRGEPLTASTDIYIADTMGELGLIYRLAEAVFVGGSLVEHGGQNPIEPAKLGAAILHGPHVWNFADIYEALDAAHGAEPVSDADRLTAAFAALLANDDTRKSVTTAARRTVDALGGALSRTLKMLDPYLMHLMLRGRGDHA, encoded by the coding sequence ATGAGCAGCACGCATCTTACCTTGGTGCTGCACACCTACCGCACCTTGTCGCGGCTGCTGATGCCGCTGGCGCCGCTGCTGCTGGCGCGGCGCCTTAAGCGCGGCAAGGAAATCGGCCAGCGCCTCGGCGAGCGTTATGGCCGCAGCAAGCTCGCGCGCCCACCGGGCGCGCTGGTGTGGCTGCATGGCGCCAGTGTCGGCGAACTCATGAGCGCGCTGCCGCTGATCGAGCGTATCGCCGCGCAGGGCGTCAACATGCTGGTCACTTCGGGCACCGTGACGTCAGCCGAGATGGCAGCGCGCCGCCTGCCGCCGGGCGTCATCCATCAATTCGTGCCGCTCGATGCGCCCGCTTATATGCACCGCTTCCTCGAGCGCTGGCGGCCGGATCTGGCGTTGCTCGTCGAATCGGACCTGTGGCCGAACATGGTAATCGAGGCATCGCAACGCGGCGTGCCGATGATCCTCATCAACGGCCGTATGTCGGAAGCCTCGTTCCAGCGCTGGCAACGCCTGCCGCGCACCATCTTCAATCTGCTGCGCCGTTTCGATCTGTGCCTGGCCGGCACGCCGGGCGATGCGCTGCGCCTGACCGAACTCGGCGCGCCGCGCGTCGTCACCACTGGCAATCTCAAGCTCGACGTGCCGCCGCCGCCAGCCGACGCCGCCAAACTGCAGGCGCTCGGCGACGCCATCGGCCATCGTCCGCTGATTGCGGCCGCCTCGACCCATCCGGGTGAAGATGCGCCGATGATCGAGGCGCATCTCAGACTGCGCGGCAACTTCCCGGGCCTGCTGACGCTGATTGCGCCGCGCCATCCGGACCGCGGCGAGGACATCTTGAATCTCGCGCGCGAGGCCGGGCTGAACGCCGTGCAGCGTTCGCGCGGCGAGCCTCTCACCGCCAGCACCGACATCTATATCGCCGACACGATGGGCGAGCTCGGTCTGATCTATCGGCTGGCGGAGGCAGTGTTCGTCGGCGGTTCGCTGGTCGAACATGGCGGGCAGAATCCGATCGAGCCGGCCAAGCTCGGGGCTGCGATCCTGCACGGTCCGCATGTGTGGAATTTCGCCGACATCTACGAAGCGCTCGATGCCGCCCATGGCGCCGAGCCGGTAAGCGATGCCGATCGGCTCACTGCCGCCTTCGCCGCTTTGCTGGCGAATGACGACACGCGCAAGAGTGTCACCACCGCGGCGCGCCGCACCGTCGATGCGCTCGGCGGCGCGCTGTCGCGGACGTTGAAAATGCTCGATCCTTACCTGATGCATCTGATGCTGCGCGGGCGGGGCGATCATGCGTGA
- a CDS encoding lysophospholipid acyltransferase family protein yields MPLMKRIVASAAFQSAAGSIAANYLRLVWHTSRIVRDPPHMYEEVETPAIVAFWHGQHFLAPFIKRKNDSHRTKVLISRHRDGEINARAAEKLGIETIRGSGAHNGEFHRKGGTVAFTAMRDALAEGYNVALTADVPKVSRICGMGVIKLAQHSGRPIYPIAIASSRRIELDNWDKSAINLPFSRIAFCGCGPFSVPANADQTTLEAKRQEIESALNDMTARAYAIADGKPVPPMPQFGDAAAKDLSA; encoded by the coding sequence ATGCCATTGATGAAGCGGATCGTTGCATCGGCCGCCTTTCAGTCCGCCGCCGGCTCGATTGCCGCGAACTATTTGCGTCTGGTGTGGCACACCAGCCGTATCGTTCGCGATCCGCCGCACATGTACGAGGAAGTCGAGACGCCGGCCATCGTCGCCTTCTGGCACGGTCAGCACTTCCTCGCACCCTTCATCAAGCGCAAGAACGACAGCCACCGCACCAAGGTGCTGATCTCGCGGCATCGCGACGGCGAGATCAATGCCCGCGCCGCCGAGAAGCTCGGCATCGAAACCATCCGCGGCTCCGGCGCGCATAACGGCGAGTTTCACCGCAAGGGTGGCACCGTTGCTTTCACTGCGATGCGCGACGCGCTCGCCGAAGGCTATAATGTCGCGCTCACCGCCGATGTGCCGAAGGTGTCGCGCATCTGCGGCATGGGCGTCATCAAGCTGGCGCAGCATTCCGGCCGGCCGATCTATCCGATTGCCATCGCCTCCTCCCGGCGCATCGAACTCGACAACTGGGACAAGAGCGCGATCAATCTGCCGTTCTCGCGCATTGCCTTCTGCGGCTGCGGCCCGTTCAGCGTGCCGGCCAACGCCGACCAGACGACGCTCGAAGCCAAGCGGCAGGAGATCGAAAGCGCACTCAACGACATGACGGCGCGCGCTTACGCCATCGCCGACGGCAAGCCGGTGCCGCCGATGCCGCAATTCGGAGATGCCGCGGCAAAGGATCTGTCGGCATGA
- a CDS encoding DUF4170 domain-containing protein — protein sequence MSDQPAKQLLHLVIGGELTSLEGVEFKDLSKVEMVGVYPNYASAYTVWKAKAQQTVDNAQMRYFIVHLHRLLDPDKPDKRD from the coding sequence ATGTCCGATCAGCCCGCCAAGCAACTTCTTCATCTGGTCATCGGCGGCGAACTGACCAGTTTGGAAGGCGTCGAATTCAAGGACCTGAGCAAGGTCGAGATGGTCGGCGTGTATCCGAACTACGCCTCGGCCTATACGGTCTGGAAGGCCAAGGCGCAGCAAACGGTGGACAACGCGCAGATGCGCTATTTTATCGTGCATCTGCACCGGCTGCTCGATCCGGATAAGCCGGACAAGCGCGATTAA
- a CDS encoding 3'(2'),5'-bisphosphate nucleotidase CysQ, with amino-acid sequence MQVSNSISDTASLRGPLEAILREAGEIAIATSRREFKRWTKGHDNSPVSEADLAVNDFLKNRLPVLAPQAGWLSEETEDDPAARATDTVWIVDPIDGTRAFITKRPDWTICVALVDRGRPQLAGVYAPVTNEMFLAAAGLGATRNGTPIGVSSGGDLSGARTAGPRRYLDHLATLSPGTQQQPKVYSLALRLTRVAEGAFDVALSSPGSHDWDLAAADLLIHEAGGILTDIAGHGLRYNRPETTHGTLIATSTARHGPLIGLMRDRLPEFV; translated from the coding sequence TTGCAGGTCAGTAATAGTATCAGCGACACTGCCTCACTGCGCGGGCCCCTTGAAGCGATCCTGCGCGAAGCCGGCGAGATCGCCATCGCGACATCGCGCCGCGAGTTCAAGCGCTGGACCAAGGGCCACGACAATTCGCCGGTGAGCGAGGCCGACCTCGCCGTCAACGATTTCCTCAAGAACCGCTTGCCGGTGCTGGCGCCGCAAGCAGGCTGGCTGTCGGAAGAAACCGAGGACGACCCGGCTGCGCGCGCGACCGACACAGTGTGGATCGTCGATCCGATCGACGGCACCCGCGCCTTCATTACCAAGCGCCCCGACTGGACGATCTGCGTGGCGCTGGTCGATCGGGGCCGGCCACAACTGGCTGGCGTTTACGCGCCGGTGACGAACGAAATGTTTCTCGCGGCCGCCGGTCTCGGTGCGACGCGCAACGGCACACCGATCGGCGTCAGCAGCGGCGGCGACCTGAGCGGCGCACGAACGGCAGGGCCGCGGCGGTATCTCGATCATTTGGCAACGCTGTCGCCCGGCACGCAACAGCAGCCCAAGGTCTATTCGCTGGCGTTGCGGCTCACCCGTGTGGCCGAAGGTGCATTCGACGTCGCCTTGTCGTCACCCGGCAGTCACGATTGGGATTTAGCTGCTGCCGATCTGTTGATCCATGAAGCCGGCGGCATTCTCACCGATATCGCCGGCCATGGACTGCGCTATAACCGGCCCGAGACGACCCATGGCACACTCATTGCTACGAGCACGGCGCGGCATGGCCCGCTCATCGGCCTGATGCGCGACCGTTTGCCGGAATTCGTCTAA
- a CDS encoding TldD/PmbA family protein has protein sequence MPAPAPSLFDQSALTDRAERLVKAALAAGADAADAVAVRGLSQSIEVRDGQVEESESSEGDDLGLRVLVGKRQAVVSTNDTSPDGFTTLAERAVAMARVAPEDKFAGLADAELLAHDFPDLDLIDNKLPAVADLEAMARKAEEAALVVKGVSKSGGASASAGIGGMVLVTSHGFRGAYLGSRHGVSMMAIAGEGTGMERDYDYSSTLHAEDLEKPDAIGRSAGERAVARLNPRKVTTRKVPVVFDPRIASSLVSHLAGAINGSSIARKTSFLRDKMGAKLFADGVRIIDDPLRKRGLRSHPFDGEGVAGKRLALIDDGVLTTWILDCTTARELGLKTTGHAARGASSTPSPSASNLHMEPGKLSPEELIADIKDGFYVTDLIGSGVNGVTGDYSRGASGFWIENGQRTYAVSEVTIAGHLLDMFKSLTPANDLVFKHATNAPTIRLEGLTVAGQ, from the coding sequence ATGCCCGCTCCCGCCCCGTCGCTGTTCGATCAATCCGCCCTCACCGACCGCGCCGAGCGACTGGTGAAAGCGGCGCTCGCGGCCGGCGCCGACGCCGCCGATGCGGTAGCGGTGCGCGGCCTGTCGCAATCGATCGAAGTGCGCGACGGTCAGGTCGAGGAGAGCGAAAGCTCGGAGGGCGACGATCTCGGTTTGCGAGTCCTGGTCGGCAAGCGCCAGGCTGTCGTCTCGACCAACGACACCTCGCCGGACGGTTTCACCACACTGGCCGAGCGCGCGGTGGCGATGGCGCGTGTCGCGCCCGAGGACAAATTTGCCGGCCTCGCCGATGCTGAACTGCTCGCCCACGATTTCCCCGATCTCGATCTCATCGACAACAAGCTGCCGGCCGTCGCCGATCTCGAAGCGATGGCGCGCAAGGCCGAAGAAGCCGCCCTCGTCGTCAAAGGCGTCAGCAAGTCCGGCGGCGCTTCGGCGTCCGCCGGCATCGGCGGCATGGTGCTGGTCACCAGCCACGGTTTCCGCGGCGCCTATCTCGGCTCGCGTCACGGCGTTTCAATGATGGCCATCGCCGGTGAAGGCACCGGCATGGAGCGCGACTACGATTATTCCTCAACGCTGCATGCCGAGGATCTGGAAAAGCCGGACGCGATCGGCCGCAGCGCCGGCGAGCGCGCGGTGGCCCGCCTCAATCCGCGCAAGGTGACGACGCGCAAGGTGCCGGTGGTGTTCGATCCGCGCATCGCCAGTTCGCTGGTGTCGCATCTGGCCGGCGCCATCAACGGCTCATCGATCGCGCGCAAGACCTCGTTTCTGCGCGACAAGATGGGCGCCAAACTGTTCGCCGACGGTGTTCGCATCATCGACGACCCATTGCGCAAGCGCGGCCTGCGCTCGCATCCGTTCGACGGCGAAGGCGTCGCCGGCAAAAGGCTGGCGCTGATCGACGACGGCGTGCTCACCACCTGGATTCTCGATTGTACCACGGCGCGCGAACTCGGCCTCAAAACCACGGGCCACGCCGCGCGCGGCGCATCCTCGACGCCGTCGCCGTCGGCCTCCAACCTGCATATGGAGCCGGGCAAGCTGTCACCAGAAGAGCTGATTGCCGACATCAAGGACGGCTTCTACGTCACCGACCTGATCGGCAGCGGCGTCAACGGCGTGACCGGCGACTACAGCCGCGGCGCCTCGGGCTTCTGGATCGAGAATGGCCAGCGCACCTATGCGGTGAGCGAAGTCACCATCGCCGGCCATCTGCTCGACATGTTCAAGAGCCTGACGCCGGCGAACGATCTGGTCTTCAAGCACGCCACCAACGCGCCAACCATCCGGCTGGAGGGCCTGACCGTTGCAGGTCAGTAA
- a CDS encoding DUF6101 family protein: MRSGGCPAGSSRQERLDPFALPVAFATSDAAAGVRVVEVHRERVVMRRSLAGMVMAINMPVAAYDGIALRLVRGRPGAAATVEVSLEHKDPGLTLPLYASDHGDDAIAEWQSWSKVLGLPMLFADESQTCTAGAYLGAVRVSKVRPRRRRHSSLRRRRPMFLTRRKAGRAVDTMAIHRGEHEIIARN, from the coding sequence ATGCGAAGTGGCGGGTGTCCCGCCGGGTCGAGTCGTCAGGAGCGGCTCGACCCGTTCGCCCTGCCGGTAGCGTTTGCGACAAGCGACGCTGCGGCCGGGGTGCGGGTGGTTGAAGTTCACCGAGAGCGCGTGGTCATGCGGCGGTCGCTCGCCGGCATGGTGATGGCGATCAATATGCCGGTTGCGGCGTATGACGGCATCGCGCTCAGGCTTGTGCGCGGCCGGCCGGGTGCGGCCGCGACCGTCGAGGTCTCGCTCGAGCACAAGGACCCAGGGCTGACGCTGCCGCTCTATGCGTCCGACCATGGCGACGATGCGATCGCAGAATGGCAAAGCTGGAGCAAAGTGCTCGGCCTGCCGATGCTGTTTGCCGACGAAAGCCAGACGTGTACGGCCGGGGCCTATCTCGGCGCGGTACGCGTGTCGAAGGTGCGGCCGCGCCGCCGCCGTCATTCCTCGCTCCGGCGCCGCCGGCCGATGTTTCTGACCCGGCGTAAGGCGGGCAGGGCGGTGGACACGATGGCGATCCATCGCGGCGAGCACGAAATCATCGCGCGGAATTGA
- a CDS encoding TetR/AcrR family transcriptional regulator gives MSESAADVVAERAVDGGDDSTKRRQILDGARQVFLDRGFDAASMIDIAKAAGVSKGTLYVYFKDKDDLFDSMVRGECVMQLDGVFDFDHNDHDVEAVLLQHGQMFVKTLANYKRLSSWRTVIAVAERMPEIGRKLYESGPARGIASLAAYLKAQTEAGVLKIDDHDVAAAQFIETCHATMLKPMLFNFGPPPTDERISHVVRIAVRTFMAAYRA, from the coding sequence ATGAGCGAGAGCGCGGCCGATGTGGTTGCTGAGCGCGCCGTCGATGGTGGCGATGACAGCACCAAGCGCCGCCAGATCCTGGACGGCGCCCGTCAGGTCTTTCTGGACCGCGGCTTCGATGCCGCCAGCATGATCGACATCGCCAAGGCCGCCGGCGTCTCCAAAGGGACGCTCTATGTCTACTTCAAGGACAAGGACGACCTGTTCGACAGCATGGTGCGCGGCGAATGCGTCATGCAGCTCGATGGCGTTTTCGATTTCGACCACAACGACCACGATGTGGAAGCGGTGCTGCTCCAGCACGGCCAGATGTTCGTCAAGACATTGGCCAACTACAAGCGCCTGTCATCATGGCGCACGGTCATTGCGGTGGCGGAGCGCATGCCGGAAATCGGCCGCAAGCTCTACGAATCCGGCCCCGCCCGCGGCATCGCCAGCCTCGCGGCCTATCTCAAGGCACAGACCGAGGCCGGCGTGCTCAAGATCGACGACCACGATGTCGCAGCGGCGCAGTTCATCGAGACCTGCCACGCCACCATGCTGAAGCCAATGCTGTTCAACTTCGGCCCGCCGCCAACGGACGAGCGGATCAGTCACGTGGTCCGCATCGCGGTGCGCACCTTTATGGCCGCCTATCGCGCCTGA
- a CDS encoding HlyD family secretion protein → MTERFGHSEIVMSQRGNLQLKAPETVDPGAAPEAEPAAKAGLGALLKANRKRVLMGVAALAAAGLGWWGFGYVTTGRFLVSTDDAYVRADATTLAAKVPGYVAQVVVDDNAFVHAGDVIARIDDGDYKLAVDSARDKVATQEATVARIGRQVEAQQAMVTQAQAQLTSVQAQARRAQLELERQQKLAGNAFASQQTLETAQANRDQADASVAGGSAAVAAALANVDVLKAQQLEAARMLNELRTAQAKAERDLSFTEIRAPIDGVIGNRAAKVGDFLQIGQRFASLVPLGDVYIDANFKETQLSRLRPGQPVDVSVDALPEHDIEGTVASMSPASGSVFSLLPPDNATGNFTKIVQRIPVRIKVPAAVANSKLLRPGMSVVVKVNTKSADNKTSVADGSAWFAANAAPAPQRSASNESSLRR, encoded by the coding sequence ATGACCGAACGGTTCGGTCACTCGGAGATCGTCATGTCGCAACGCGGCAATCTGCAATTGAAGGCGCCGGAAACTGTAGATCCGGGCGCTGCTCCTGAAGCTGAACCGGCGGCTAAGGCGGGCCTCGGCGCCCTCTTGAAGGCCAACCGCAAGCGCGTCCTGATGGGCGTCGCGGCGCTCGCCGCTGCCGGACTCGGCTGGTGGGGGTTCGGTTACGTGACCACCGGGCGGTTCTTGGTGTCGACCGACGATGCCTATGTGCGTGCCGACGCCACGACGCTCGCCGCCAAGGTGCCCGGCTACGTCGCCCAGGTTGTCGTCGACGACAACGCCTTTGTCCATGCCGGGGACGTCATCGCCCGCATCGACGACGGCGATTACAAGCTTGCGGTCGATTCCGCGCGCGACAAGGTCGCGACGCAGGAGGCGACCGTGGCGCGCATCGGCCGCCAGGTCGAAGCGCAGCAGGCGATGGTGACGCAGGCGCAGGCCCAGCTCACCTCGGTGCAGGCGCAGGCCCGGCGCGCTCAGCTCGAACTCGAGCGCCAGCAGAAACTCGCCGGCAATGCTTTCGCCAGCCAGCAAACTCTCGAAACCGCGCAGGCCAACCGCGATCAGGCGGATGCGTCCGTCGCGGGTGGTAGCGCCGCTGTGGCGGCCGCCCTCGCCAATGTCGATGTGCTGAAAGCTCAGCAACTGGAGGCGGCGCGCATGCTCAACGAACTGAGGACGGCGCAGGCCAAGGCCGAGCGCGATTTGTCCTTCACCGAAATCCGCGCGCCGATCGACGGCGTCATCGGCAATCGCGCCGCCAAGGTCGGCGACTTCCTGCAGATCGGCCAGCGCTTTGCCAGCCTGGTGCCGCTCGGTGATGTCTATATCGACGCCAACTTCAAGGAAACGCAGTTGTCGCGGCTGCGGCCCGGCCAACCGGTCGACGTCAGCGTCGATGCGCTGCCCGAACACGACATTGAAGGCACGGTGGCGAGCATGTCGCCGGCGTCGGGCTCGGTGTTCTCGCTGTTGCCGCCGGATAACGCGACCGGCAATTTCACCAAGATCGTCCAGCGCATTCCGGTGCGCATCAAGGTTCCGGCCGCAGTCGCCAACAGCAAACTGCTGCGGCCCGGCATGTCGGTCGTGGTCAAGGTCAACACCAAGTCGGCTGACAACAAGACATCGGTTGCGGATGGCAGCGCGTGGTTCGCAGCAAACGCTGCGCCGGCGCCACAACGATCGGCATCGAACGAGTCCTCTCTCCGGCGCTAG
- a CDS encoding DHA2 family efflux MFS transporter permease subunit yields the protein MSTPGAIAALPVSARSPTVGAGSADATRKRHIAAFVVMCFGMFMAILDIQIVSASLSEIQAGLSASGDEIPWVQTSYLIAEVIAIPLSGYLSRALGTRMLFAVAAAGFTIASVMCGLSTSINSMILWRAIQGFIGGGMVPTVFASAYVIFPGPQQKLVAPVVGLIATLAPTVGPTIGGYVTELMSWHWLFFINIVPGIVVTVLAWTLIDFDKPDYSLLAKFDWWGLGSMALFLGSLEYVLEEGPRYGWFDDEALVLLALVCAVSAVFFFWRVLTAASPIVDLRAFANRNFAVGSAFSFVLGIGLYGLTYLYPVYLAQVRGYNALMIGDTMFVSGVAMFLTAPIAGQLAQRFDPRYILITGFLFFAFGTWQMTAITQDWDFYELLWPQIFRGVGLMLSIVPVTNTALGTLSPDRIKNASGLFNLTRNLGGAIGLAAINTALNDRMDLHLARLHEAVSTASVSANETLNQLTQKFGGSDGTAQALKQMSLMVRKQALVMSFGDIFWILTVMFIALAAAGVIMRKPKPAGGGAGGGH from the coding sequence ATGAGTACGCCTGGCGCCATTGCCGCGCTTCCGGTTTCCGCCCGTTCCCCGACGGTCGGGGCCGGGAGCGCGGACGCTACACGCAAGCGGCATATCGCCGCCTTCGTCGTGATGTGCTTCGGCATGTTCATGGCGATTCTCGACATCCAGATCGTGTCGGCCTCGCTGTCCGAAATTCAGGCGGGCTTGTCCGCTTCGGGCGACGAAATTCCCTGGGTGCAGACGTCGTATCTGATCGCCGAAGTCATCGCGATTCCGCTGTCCGGCTATCTGTCGCGCGCGCTCGGCACGCGCATGCTGTTCGCCGTTGCCGCTGCAGGATTCACAATCGCGAGCGTGATGTGCGGCCTCTCGACGTCGATCAACAGCATGATCCTGTGGCGCGCCATACAAGGCTTCATCGGCGGCGGCATGGTGCCGACGGTTTTTGCTTCCGCTTATGTGATTTTCCCCGGTCCCCAGCAAAAGCTGGTGGCGCCGGTGGTCGGGCTGATCGCAACCCTTGCCCCCACGGTTGGCCCGACCATCGGCGGATACGTTACCGAGCTGATGTCGTGGCATTGGCTGTTTTTCATCAACATCGTGCCGGGCATCGTTGTCACCGTGCTGGCCTGGACGCTGATCGACTTCGACAAGCCGGATTACTCCCTGCTGGCGAAGTTCGATTGGTGGGGCCTCGGCTCGATGGCGCTGTTCCTCGGCTCGCTCGAATATGTGCTGGAGGAGGGGCCGCGCTATGGCTGGTTCGACGATGAGGCATTGGTCTTGCTGGCGCTGGTCTGCGCCGTCTCGGCGGTGTTCTTCTTCTGGCGTGTGCTGACGGCGGCCAGCCCGATTGTCGATCTGCGCGCTTTTGCCAACCGCAACTTCGCCGTTGGCAGCGCATTCTCCTTTGTGCTCGGCATCGGCCTTTACGGCCTGACGTATCTCTACCCGGTCTATCTGGCGCAGGTGCGCGGCTACAACGCCCTGATGATCGGCGATACGATGTTCGTCTCGGGCGTCGCCATGTTTCTGACCGCGCCGATCGCCGGTCAGCTCGCGCAGCGATTCGACCCGCGCTACATCCTTATCACCGGCTTCCTGTTCTTTGCTTTCGGCACCTGGCAGATGACGGCGATCACGCAGGACTGGGATTTCTACGAATTACTGTGGCCGCAGATCTTCCGCGGCGTCGGTTTGATGCTGTCGATCGTGCCGGTGACCAATACCGCGCTCGGCACACTGTCGCCGGACCGCATCAAAAATGCGTCCGGCCTGTTCAACCTGACGCGCAATCTCGGCGGCGCCATCGGGCTCGCCGCGATCAACACGGCCCTCAACGACCGCATGGACCTGCACCTGGCGCGTCTGCACGAGGCGGTGAGCACCGCCAGCGTCAGTGCCAATGAGACGCTCAATCAACTGACGCAGAAATTCGGCGGCTCGGACGGCACGGCGCAGGCGCTCAAGCAGATGTCGCTGATGGTGCGCAAGCAGGCGCTGGTGATGAGCTTCGGCGACATATTCTGGATCCTGACGGTGATGTTCATCGCACTAGCGGCGGCCGGCGTGATCATGCGCAAGCCCAAGCCCGCCGGCGGCGGCGCGGGCGGTGGGCACTAG